Proteins encoded together in one bacterium window:
- a CDS encoding ChbG/HpnK family deacetylase: MIQLIVNGDDWGLCPQVNLGVIRAHREGILTSTSLLANGAAWEQACQLSRTCPRLSVGLHLNLTWGAPVLPAAEVASLVDPHGCFYSKWIFIRRAFFGAVNVNEMAAEAHAQLQRVQSAGVTLSHLDSHHHIHCLPTVGRLMAELSAQYGLPVLRRFYGAEAGSSLHAKTAAWICRAGIRRSSLAGRTYPVCRFYGYDLMVQHDKKAALASILHGLPDGLNEVMCHPAQANVSQPSARIRLDRFLELQALCDKNIRKLLDERGIMLISTADGKEIHESIA; the protein is encoded by the coding sequence ATGATACAGTTGATCGTCAACGGCGATGACTGGGGCCTGTGCCCGCAGGTGAATCTGGGCGTGATCAGAGCCCACCGGGAGGGCATTCTGACCTCCACCTCTCTTTTGGCCAACGGCGCCGCCTGGGAGCAGGCCTGTCAGCTGAGCCGAACCTGTCCTCGATTGTCTGTTGGCCTGCATCTGAATCTGACCTGGGGCGCCCCGGTGCTGCCGGCTGCGGAGGTGGCCTCCTTGGTGGATCCGCACGGCTGTTTTTATTCCAAGTGGATTTTTATACGAAGGGCTTTCTTTGGCGCTGTGAATGTCAACGAGATGGCTGCTGAGGCGCATGCGCAGCTGCAACGTGTACAGTCTGCGGGAGTCACTCTCTCGCATTTGGACAGCCATCACCACATCCACTGCCTGCCCACGGTCGGTCGCCTGATGGCGGAACTGTCTGCGCAATACGGCCTGCCGGTTCTGCGAAGGTTTTACGGCGCAGAGGCCGGCAGTTCGTTGCATGCTAAAACCGCAGCATGGATCTGTCGTGCCGGCATTCGTCGCTCTTCTTTGGCAGGAAGGACGTATCCTGTCTGTCGATTTTACGGATATGATCTGATGGTTCAACACGATAAAAAAGCCGCCCTGGCCTCGATCCTTCATGGTCTGCCGGACGGCCTTAACGAGGTGATGTGCCATCCGGCTCAGGCAAATGTTTCGCAGCCGTCTGCGCGCATCCGGCTGGATCGCTTCCTCGAATTGCAGGCGCTGTGCGATAAGAACATTCGGAAGCTGCTCGATGAACGTGGAATTATGTTGATCTCTACGGCTGATGGGAAGGAAATCCATGAATCGATTGCGTAA
- a CDS encoding glycosyltransferase family 4 protein, with the protein MSKKNPAAGQAVLPTKMAYITNVYPLLSETFIVSEVKSLIQAGFPVRVFSLFEPRSHENELDDAELKAQTVYWSPNMRLAKVLPAHLYFLCHAPRTYVRTLRYAFRHRNRQASLRALVRWMLNGGRQRKQLSTADLQNLLLHFVVVMPFAALIRREGYTWMHAAFANTPSSFALLTYKLTGVPYSVSAHAMDLFITPEILAEKLNNARFVATCNHYNKSYLEEYYPEIRQDNIHPVYHGTDLQRFSTAERNEKAAPPVLLAVGRLVRKKGLAVLLRAGLMLKERGVAFQIWIVGEGPERPRLEMFCRIHHLHEMVKFYGACAPEEIKSFYQKATLFVLPCVQDENGDRDGIPNVIAEAMAMRLPVISSYLSAIPELVNNRVTGRLLAPNDPDELAAVIQELLENPALAKRMGAMGRKRVEELFDSRKTLRELIALFEERIAPVVEARAGT; encoded by the coding sequence AAAAAAATCCAGCGGCCGGTCAGGCCGTTCTCCCGACCAAGATGGCGTATATCACCAACGTCTATCCGTTGCTTTCAGAGACGTTCATTGTTTCGGAAGTGAAAAGCCTCATTCAGGCCGGCTTTCCGGTCCGCGTTTTTTCCCTGTTTGAACCCCGTTCGCATGAAAATGAGCTGGACGACGCTGAACTGAAAGCGCAGACCGTTTATTGGTCGCCGAATATGCGATTGGCCAAGGTGTTGCCGGCGCATTTGTATTTTTTATGTCATGCCCCCCGCACCTACGTACGAACCCTTCGTTATGCCTTCCGTCATCGCAACCGGCAGGCTTCTCTGCGGGCGCTGGTACGCTGGATGCTGAACGGCGGCCGCCAGCGCAAGCAGCTGTCGACTGCGGATCTACAGAACCTGCTGCTGCACTTTGTTGTGGTCATGCCGTTCGCCGCCCTGATCCGCCGCGAGGGTTATACCTGGATGCATGCCGCGTTCGCCAACACGCCGTCCAGTTTTGCCCTGTTGACCTACAAGTTGACCGGGGTGCCTTACAGCGTATCCGCGCATGCCATGGACCTGTTTATCACTCCGGAGATTCTGGCGGAAAAACTCAACAATGCCCGATTTGTCGCCACGTGCAATCATTACAACAAGTCCTATCTAGAGGAATATTATCCGGAGATCCGCCAGGACAACATTCATCCCGTTTATCACGGAACCGACCTACAACGCTTTTCGACTGCGGAACGGAATGAAAAAGCGGCGCCGCCGGTCCTGCTGGCAGTCGGCCGGCTGGTGCGGAAAAAGGGGTTGGCCGTGCTTTTACGCGCCGGCCTGATGTTGAAGGAGCGCGGGGTGGCGTTTCAGATCTGGATTGTGGGCGAAGGTCCGGAACGGCCTCGGCTGGAGATGTTCTGCCGCATCCATCACTTGCATGAGATGGTGAAATTTTATGGCGCCTGCGCGCCGGAGGAGATCAAGAGCTTTTATCAGAAAGCCACGCTGTTTGTTCTGCCCTGCGTGCAGGATGAGAACGGCGACCGCGACGGCATTCCCAATGTAATCGCTGAAGCCATGGCCATGCGCCTGCCGGTGATCTCTTCCTATCTCTCCGCCATTCCGGAATTGGTGAACAACCGCGTGACCGGCCGCCTGCTGGCGCCGAACGATCCGGACGAATTGGCCGCGGTGATTCAGGAATTGCTGGAAAATCCCGCCCTGGCCAAACGCATGGGCGCTATGGGACGAAAACGGGTAGAAGAGCTGTTCGATAGCCGGAAAACACTCCGTGAATTGATCGCTCTGTTCGAGGAGCGAATCGCCCCTGTCGTGGAAGCCCGCGCAGGCACATGA